The sequence TGGCTTAATTCATACAGACTGATTTTTTTGCCTTTATTTTTTCCGAAATGAAATACTGAAAGATGAATATTATTATCTGAATATTTCTTAACTAATTTTGACAATTTCGGGTCAACCGTGAATTCTCCGTCGGTTGCAAGTATGATTCTGTTATTTCCGTTCTCAATAAAATTATTATTTGCCAGTTTAAAGGCTGTTTTCATTCCCTTTTCAATATTCGTAGAACCTCCGCTGTCAAGATTATCTATTATATCGGTTATTTTATCTTTCTCTGAACAAGATGTTGATTCCATGGCAATTTGAGCATCGCCTGAATATATTACAATTGCAACTTTATCTTCAGTTCGGAGAATCTTAAGCAACTTCTTAAAAGAATTTTTCAATAAAGGCAGTTTTTCCGGTTTATTCATAGATTGAGAAACATCTAAAAGTAAAATCAAATTATTTTCGGCATAACCTTCCATTGTAATGAATATATCTGTGTCATCTTTTATGATAACTGTTTCTTTTTTGGGAGGGTCAGATGATATAATTTTGAAAATGTCATTTTCTTTTTTTGCATGCAATAAGCAAATATTTTGGTATCCTTTTGCTCTTGCTGTTTCATAATTACCTTCGGCAAGCCAAACAAATTTATTATAATCATCTGCAATATTGTTGTATAACCTTACAAACTCATTATATCCGCCGTGTATAACAGTATCTTTTTCTAATTCTTTTTGTTTAATATATTTAATTGAAAAATCTTTCGATTCATCAGGAATATCTTCATAAGGGGTATATGGGCAATTACCGTGATAACGTCCTAATTTTTCCAGACCTTGCAGATTTTCATACTCATTTAATAAAGTATGTCTGCATAATACACTTAATGTGTCAGTTTTTAATGACATATTTAATGAGTCTTTATAGTGTTTCTTTGCATCTTTTAAAAGCTTTTTATCTTGAAGAAGAATATTAAACAAAATATCACCTGATTTTTGCCAAGAATGTTCCGGATATGCTTTAGGATATGAATTATATATTTTTTTAATTACAGAATATAATATTTCTGTTCTTTTATCAAACTCACTCCAAAGTTCATCATACTCATTTATAAAATTATAAGCCCCTTCAAAATTGTCGTTCAAATATGTTTTATTGTAAGCATATTCATTAATTTTTTTTGTTAATTGCCTCCTTTTATCGCAAATAAGCTTTATTACACCTGTTTGTTTGTTAAGAATTTTTCTGTATTCTTCGGGCAGAAATCTACTGTCATTAATTGCCTTTTCATAATTTGAAAGTGATAGACGATAATCGTTATGTATTCTTAATGAAGACGGCTGATATTTTTCAAGTTTTTTTCTTGAATAATTTTTGTATCTGTTAACGCTTTTGTTATAACTTTCCATAAATCTCGGACGGTCAGAAGCAATTCTTATCTCTTTATTAATATATTCAACAAAATTATTCAGAGCCACAGCAACTTCTTTTGAGAAAGGCTTTGTTTGAGTTATCAATTTTGGGAAATATAACTCTTGCGGAGGTATTTCATATTCAAAATCAGCCTTATGTATTTTATGTTGTTTGTTAATTACAAAGGAAGGAACTGATTTAGGGTACTTTAAAAGATAAATGCCTTTTTGTCCGCAAGACCAAACATAGTTATTGTAATCATTAACCAAAGAACCGTTGAATATTTGATAAAAGTTTTTATAACTTTCATTGGAATGCATATCATCATTCACAGCTTTTATTGTATTATCATCAATTGCATTACGTTTAGATGCTTGCATACTGTGAACATTTCCCCAAAATGAACTGTAATACCGGTTTGTCGGATATTTCAATTTAGTATCAGTGCCGAATGGATAATGCTTCCTGTCTGTTTCATTGATGCTTTGAATAATTTCATCCAAAGGAAAATTTTCCGTAAACTTATGTTTCTCAAAATTCAAGTTCCAAATCTTAAAAA comes from Bacteroidales bacterium and encodes:
- a CDS encoding VWA domain-containing protein produces the protein MVQYKLFVVILVTSMLFTNKNTDAQKLTQNQQIALNNYIEYLNFGAKELTDETECLYDYYSTVESYRKHKKNSYGLQTKSICAGKDDGYYYDKAINESNKLNLNDAEQLNDLLNKTHEVYNSIIKNLRELEIYNRLKDYETDEFKRHDELLPEIQKLFQNYISSHQNLYKETYAVYRKYQTYNKSNLSHFHENELKTYLDTEQGFFKIWNLNFEKHKFTENFPLDEIIQSINETDRKHYPFGTDTKLKYPTNRYYSSFWGNVHSMQASKRNAIDDNTIKAVNDDMHSNESYKNFYQIFNGSLVNDYNNYVWSCGQKGIYLLKYPKSVPSFVINKQHKIHKADFEYEIPPQELYFPKLITQTKPFSKEVAVALNNFVEYINKEIRIASDRPRFMESYNKSVNRYKNYSRKKLEKYQPSSLRIHNDYRLSLSNYEKAINDSRFLPEEYRKILNKQTGVIKLICDKRRQLTKKINEYAYNKTYLNDNFEGAYNFINEYDELWSEFDKRTEILYSVIKKIYNSYPKAYPEHSWQKSGDILFNILLQDKKLLKDAKKHYKDSLNMSLKTDTLSVLCRHTLLNEYENLQGLEKLGRYHGNCPYTPYEDIPDESKDFSIKYIKQKELEKDTVIHGGYNEFVRLYNNIADDYNKFVWLAEGNYETARAKGYQNICLLHAKKENDIFKIISSDPPKKETVIIKDDTDIFITMEGYAENNLILLLDVSQSMNKPEKLPLLKNSFKKLLKILRTEDKVAIVIYSGDAQIAMESTSCSEKDKITDIIDNLDSGGSTNIEKGMKTAFKLANNNFIENGNNRIILATDGEFTVDPKLSKLVKKYSDNNIHLSVFHFGKNKGKKISLYELS